A single genomic interval of Sceloporus undulatus isolate JIND9_A2432 ecotype Alabama chromosome 2, SceUnd_v1.1, whole genome shotgun sequence harbors:
- the LOC121921667 gene encoding cytochrome P450 2A4-like, whose protein sequence is MMNYLPGPHQKVFADCKKLQAYIREEIKSHSLTLDPENPRDYIDCFLIKLEKEKNSCEVIYNQEDIVMSVFVLFVAGSTTTTNALSAAILVMARLPHIQAKVQEEINEVIGISRPPRMEDRMRMPFTNAVIHEVQRNRRMNIENFARSTTCCTEFRGFTIPQDTVIIPHFTSVHFDPLMWETPQEFNPAHFLDEKGQFKKKDAFMPFSAGKRACPGEALARMELFLFFTTLLQNFHFQLVGEATDMDLFSCFKRNKDLKSQIQATKRLF, encoded by the exons ATGATGAATTACCTGCCTGGACCGCACCAGAAGGTATTTGCTGATTGTAAAAAACTGCAGGCCTACATCCGTGAGGAGATAAAGTCTCACAGCCTGACACTGGACCCTGAGAATCCCCGTGACTATATTGACTGCTTTCTTATCAAACTGGAGAAG GAAAAAAACTCTTGTGAGGTGATTTACAACCAAGAAGACATAGTCATGAGTGTGTTTGTGCTCTTTGTTGCTGGATCGACAACCACAACTAACGCTTTGAGCGCTGCAATTTTAGTGATGGCTAGATTGCCACACATTCAAG CAAAAGTTCAAGAAGAGATCAATGAGGTCATAGGTATCAGTCGTCCCCCAAGGATGGAAGACCGGATGAGGATGCCCTTCACTAATGCTGTTATCCATGAGGTTCAACGAAACAGGAGAATGAACATTGAGAACTTTGCACGCTCTACAACTTGTTGTACAGAATTCAGGGGCTTCACAATCCCCCAg GACACTGTTATAATTCCACACTTCACATCTGTGCATTTTGACCCCCTGATGTGGGAAACTCCACAGGAGTTCAACCCAGCCCATTTCTTGGATGAGAAGGGTCAGTTTAAGAAGAAAGATGCCTTCATGCCATTTTCAGCAG GGAAGCGGGCATGTCCTGGGGAAGCACTGGCCCGGATGGAGCTATTCCTGTTCTTCACCACTCTGCTCCAGAACTTCCACTTCCAGCTGGTTGGAGAAGCAACAGATATGGATCTCTTTTCTTGCTTTAAAAGAAACAAGGATCTGAAGAGCCAAATACAAGCTACTAAACGTTTATTTTGA